The Setaria viridis chromosome 2, Setaria_viridis_v4.0, whole genome shotgun sequence DNA window AAAGAGTTTGATGCATAAAGGTACTAGAGTAACTTTCTTATTCAACTCATTTCAAATATTATGTTATGTAATAAAATGGTAGCTATCTTTCACTTTTTAGTTAAGTCGCGTGCTAAAGCACATGTACTGCTCAGCAGTACTATGAATTTAAAGATACCGTGAATCTAAAATAAACAGAAACTAGATACAAATTTCCCTTGGCTATGAAGCAGTTAACTCAGGATAGTAAAGCTTTTGCATAGTTATACCTGGGCACAAAGAAATAATCCCTATCTATGTTAGTATATACATTAACGACTGCATATAAATCCTTTCAATAGATCTCCAAACCCTTGACCTGCAAACTGGTTCCTTCACCTTGCGACAAATGAAAGCGGCAACTAGCAACTTCAATACGGCTAACAAGATTGGTGAAGGTGGTTTCGGTTCAGTTTACAAGGTCAGTCAGCATTGCTCCCTATGCATAAATTATACAGAGGCTGATACTGCTGAGGCACAGCTTATACTGGAACGTCTTTGCTGACTTGACAGGGTCTTCTGTCCGATGGCACCGTCATTGCTGTCAAGCAGTTATCATCAAGGTCTAAACAAGGGAATAGGGAATTTGTGAATGAGATAGGGATGATATCTGCATTACAGCATCCAAACCTTGTCAAACTGTATGGCTGTTGTACAGAAGGGAACCAGCTGTTGCTAGTTTATGAGTATATGGAAAACAATTGCCTTGCACGAGCTCTTTTCGGTAATCATACTCTCATGTTTCTTGGTTTACCCCTTTTGAACTTATGCTACGTGTTACAACTAACATACTATTTCTGGACTGTTACTGCTGGGTCCAGTTGAACAACATAGACTGCGACTGGATTGGGCAACAAGACGCAAGATTTGCCTTGGGATAGCAAAAGGTCTAGCATATCTGCATGAGGAATCCGCAATAAGGATTGTACACCGAGATATCAAGGCGAGCAATATACTGCTTGACAAAGATTTGAATGCCAAGATCTCAGATTTTGGGCTAGCAAAGCTTAATGAAGATGACCACACCCACATAAGCACAAAAGTAGCTGGAACTATGTAAGTGTTTCAATTCCATACTCCTATTTCCATCAAAACGTAGAATCACATCCACATATCCAACTGACCTACGAGACTGCAAATAAGAAGCTCTTGAAGGGAAGGCAGTCTGAAGCAATGGTGACAATGAATATTGCAACATTTAACCTAAGGATAGACTCTAAAACCCAGAGAAATAAAAATTCATCGGATAGAGTCCGAAAACCATATGCATATGGGGGTGCCATTGCTGCATAAAAACATAATAAGAAAATACACAACTAACAGCATATTGATAGTTTCCTTGATTCAAGACAATGTTAATAATCAGTTCCTATTTGAACAACAACTGATGGAAATTACTTTTCTGCTCACTTGTTGCTAAATCTATTAGACTGCAAAACTCAGCTGACTTGATCATCCTGTATTCATGCAGCGGATACATGGCTCCTGAGTATGCAATGCGTGGTTATTTAACAGATAAAGCTGATGTATACAGTTTTGGTGTTGTTGCTTTGGAAATTGTCAGTGGAAAAAGTAACACAAACTACAGGCCAAAGGAAGATTTTGTTTATCTTCTTGATTGGGTAACTCATAGATCTTTAATTTTGTAAACAGTAATGTTTGCCATGTTATTGGGACATAGATCAATTTTCACTTAAGACTAGAATTTTTCATGACAGTGAATGTGGATGCACATTTAAGATGACCTTATATTATTTAAACATTCGCATTAGGCCAATCCTTGTGTCATTTCCAACCAAACTTCTCCTGAACATACATGGATGACAACCTATACATTCTCTACCTTACATTTCTGGCATTCTTTATCCCTACAAAAGGAATAGATTCTAATAATCTCACTGTGTTGACTGTTAGATTTTTTTACTTCTAAGGTAACAAAATAAGGAATTTTCATGTAAACAAGGGAATTGGAATATATTGAATCAATACTGCAAACTCTAGTTGTTTTATTATCATTTACATACCTTGAGAGTAGTAAGCTAATTGCATCTTGCTGCAGGCTTGTGTTCTGCAGGAAAGAGGAACTCTCCTGGAATTGGTAGACTCAGATCTAGGATCCAATTACTCAACAGAAGAGGCACTCTGCATGCTGAATGTTGCCCTGCTATGCACCACTGCAGCACCTACACTCAGACCAAAGATGTCAGAAGTTGTTAGTCTGCTTGAGGGCCGCACCTCTCTTCAACCCTTGCTGTCAGATCTCAGCCTTGCTGAAAATAGCCTGAGCTCAAGTGCTGTACGCATGAACTTCTGGCAAATACTAAGTAAGGGCCAGAGCCTGGCAGCACAAGCTTTGTGTAATGACACTAATGGAGTAATGGATCAACAACCATAGATGTAAATGGTAGCCTCACACTGTTGGTGAGTTAGATGTCGTAGTGCAACGTAAATACCAAAGTAACATACTAATGTCTAATCCTGGTAGATCGTAAGCATTTCAGTTGTATCTACTTCGGAGCGATGACCCTTCTTTTGCTTTGTCTCCAAAAAGAAGATTATAAAATTGCCATAGTACTTCATCTGATAGCATTTAACTATCAGTCACTTCGTGAAGATGGACTGATAGCAGTTAATTACTCAATATCTCAGGTCACCTCAAACATAATATCAAATCAATAAGCACCATCACAAAGTTACTGTAACTTCACTATTCAGATGGCTTCATTAGCAAATGTTCCGGCAAAACAACTCTTAAGGTTGGAGCATATGAGGATATCTCAAGTGTGTCCCCATGCTGAATCGAATGCACTACATGTGAGCCGTCAAAATACACAGCACCCTCTTGATTGTACCAGACAACAAGCATATGTTGCTCTTGCTTAACTAAACCATGCAGCAGTGGTTTGTCAGCATCTGTTGGAGAAATGGGCTCTCTTATCATATACTGAAGctcatggcttgataatggcaTCACAAATCCTCCAGCTGATAGCATAGCAGCAGTTGATCCAGCAGCCGTTGAGACCCTTAAACCACTTGATCTACAATTAATTAAATGCGAGCCTTCTCCTGTGTTGCTCCTTTTCCTAAGGTCGTAATACAAATCATAATTGATCACATTAGAAACGAAAATAAATTTACTAGGAAGCACAGGTGAAATATACCTAAATGAGAAGCGCGACACGCTCGCTGGACAAGGGTGTGACACCAATATATCATTCAGAGCATAAGTTGGTAGCTGAATTCCATTTAGTTTCACGGATATCCTTGATAGCTCCGAAGGGCATCTACTGCCATCAAGGGTTGCATCAAGTATCTGGGAATATGACAAGTTCAGTAGAAATGAAAATTGGATAAGCTTGGATTTCAGTAAAGGTAGTTCAAAATTTCATTAAGCTTGGATAGCTCTGAAGTAAAAGATTTCATTAGATACAATTCTATAAAGTAGGATAAGCTTGAATTTCAGTAAAGGTAGTTCAATTGCCTCAAAACTAATAACAACATGAGAAAACTTTGCAGAGAAAATAACCTGTTCAAAGTTTCCTGCAGTCGCTGCACAAAGATACCCTGTGCTTCTCCTCGCATCAAATTCATCGATTAACTCGTCAACCTACATAATAGCTACAGAATTTTAACTAGATCTAATCAAGCATAAATTTAAGTATCATTCATACAACCAAGAAATGACATACTAGCTATGAAACTGTGTACCACCTCATTGGTTTCAAGCTATAAGTTCAGAGAGTCAGAAAACCAACAACTTACCTCCTTCGGACAAGTAGGATCTGAATTGACACCTAAAATAGGAACTGAACTATCAAGGAAGTGGCTAGCTCGAAGAAGAGTGCCATCACCCCCAACAGCGATAACAAGATCCATGTCACGTATTGGCTGAGACAAGTTATTTCTCTGCACTGAAGCCCAGTCAAGGGACTTGCGCTGCAGGACGCTCTGGCAGA harbors:
- the LOC117845086 gene encoding probable NADH kinase — translated: MARRRVLLFLKPFDVYPPRPYAGAAASSPTSSPPSQPRAANPKILSYLDDRCRVHKDTIDLCQSVLQRKSLDWASVQRNNLSQPIRDMDLVIAVGGDGTLLRASHFLDSSVPILGVNSDPTCPKEVDELIDEFDARRSTGYLCAATAGNFEQILDATLDGSRCPSELSRISVKLNGIQLPTYALNDILVSHPCPASVSRFSFRKRSNTGEGSHLINCRSSGLRVSTAAGSTAAMLSAGGFVMPLSSHELQYMIREPISPTDADKPLLHGLVKQEQHMLVVWYNQEGAVYFDGSHVVHSIQHGDTLEISSYAPTLRVVLPEHLLMKPSE